The Bombus huntii isolate Logan2020A chromosome 1, iyBomHunt1.1, whole genome shotgun sequence genome contains a region encoding:
- the LOC126869109 gene encoding multiple C2 and transmembrane domain-containing protein isoform X2 — protein sequence MKKNVEPMKSKTDSKETTNENNQDTRPRDSAESQISDAESKPEMSDQEPTVVAPRSGSSFLKRDKVSDIPLKQLSTDSKNSSTKTPLKFLKIISNEETHENKWKKFWVHHRDKFRHKSEEDFTTRNRTFEEMTAEVDAVFRKAIRSMRFDRSDTDRRYVNIDESSPEKNAGQDDNKNTESISELPQAVEAPPRRLRLSTGRIKDRKFMDVLAGEQGTFKKKSEKNDPTVIIFGVNEEKQKENTFKANGEISDINFLVGISDEEKYVRLENKIRSDRSTRRWSSLENLARKAENVGEDSSTNRIEGLSIERPVRSKEKRTIGSLRSSLGRKMGSVERILEDQIEKIWEEKVEKHPWLLPIESWIVERCRPSGTYSILHDRKNSGLKMEEGRLSEKEQSFDFKFTAPEKKDEEGRIEIKLEHLKRPERSAFETANLISRLRKSSSEQSKVEEQEVLDVKDVKHHDLFDKLKGNVREKMEDIHRYFQRTNRLADVNRRLKSQIWSSVVTIVLVEAKNLLPMDIDGLSDPYVKFRLGTEKYKSKVVHKTLNPVWLEQFDLHLYEDPYLGQELEVTVWDRDKSHQDDLMGKTVIDLTTLERETTHRLWRDLEDGSGSIFLLLTISGTTASETISDLAAHEDTPREREQLYQRYALVNSLQRVRDVGHLTVKVFRAQGLAAADLGGKSDPFCVLELVNARLQTQTEYKTLAPSWQKIFTFNVKDINSVLEVTVYDEDRDHKVEFLGKVAIPLLRIRNGEKRWYALKDKKLRGRAKGNSPQILLELNVVWNVVRACVRTLNPKEKKYMEPEIKFKRQVFLRNVLRLKAIIVIVIDIGKYVQSCWEWENKMRSIIALVIFILGCYYFEPYMFPGVALLILLKYYLVAVITGTPLSHQSSSHFHDEGDEGPATPGDDDDDDDDKDKEEKKSLKERLQAIQEVTQTVQNSIGYIASLCERVKNLFNFTVPYLSYLAMILAILGVAVLYFIPLRYLILVWGVNKFSRKIVRPHSVPNNELLDLITRVPDDEELLNYRELKPLPTADCEKSSTSGSPGASNLTRREQRKRHKAA from the exons ATGAAGAAGAACGTAGAACCCATGAAATCTAAAACAGATTCGAAAGAAACAACCAACGAAAATAATCAAGATACGCGTCCGAGAGACTCGGCAGAGAGTCAAATATCAGACGCCGAGTCCAAACCGGAAATGTCTGACCAAGAACCAACAGTGGTGGCACCACGGAGCGGAAGTAGCTTTTTAAAGCGCGATAAGGTGAGTGACATCCCTCTAAAACAATTATCGACCGATTCAAAAAATTCCTCTACGAAAACTCCCTTAAAGTTCCTGAAAATAATCTCGAACGAAGAAACTcatgaaaataaatggaaaaaattttGGGTTCATCATCGAGACAAGTTTCGACACAAGTCCGAGGAAGATTTCACAACGAGGAATCGAACTTTTGAAGAGATGACGGCGGAAGTGGACGCGGTATTCCGAAAGGCGATTCGAAGCATGCGATTCGATAGATCCGATACCGATCGTCGATATGTTAACATTGACGAGAGTTCTCCGGAAAAAAATGCTGGCCAAGACGATAACAAAAACACTGAAAGCATTTCAGAGTTACCGCAAGCCGTCGAAGCGCCACCTCGAAGGTTAAGATTGAGTACCGGCCGTATAAAAGACCGCAAGTTCATGGACGTTTTGGCAGGTGAGCAAGGTACCTTTAAGAAAAAATCCGAGAAAAATGATCCCACTGTCATAATTTTTGGCGTGAACGaagaaaaacagaaagaaaataCATTTAAAGCTAATGGTGAAATATCTGATATTAATTTCCTCGTAGGAATCAGTGACGAGGAGAAATATGTTCGATTGGAGAATAAGATTAGATCGGATCGTTCGACTAGAAGGTGGAGTTCGTTGGAAAATTTAGCGAGAAAGGCGGAAAACGTTGGAGAAGATTCTTCTACAAATAGGATAGAGGGTTTGTCGATCGAAAGACCAGTtcgaagcaaagagaagagaacGATCGGATCTTTGAGATCTTCGTTGGGGAGGAAGATGGGCTCTGTGGAGAGGATCTTGGAGGATCAGATAGAGAAAATATGGGAGGAGAAGGTGGAGAAGCATCCGTGGCTGCTGCCTATAGAAAGTTGGATTGTTGAACGTTGCAGGCCCTCTGGAACGTATTCTATCCTTCACGACAGGAAAAATAGCGGTTTGAAGATGGAGGAGGGGAGGTTGAGCGAGAAAGAGCAGAGTTTTGACTTCAAATTTACTGCGCCTGAAAAGAAGGACGAAGAGGGAAGAATAGAGATTAAATTGGAACATTTAAAGAGACCGGAGAGATCGGCATTCGAGACTGCAAATTTGATTTCAAGGTTGAGGAAGTCTTCTTCTGAACAGTCGAAGGTAGAGGAGCAAGAGGTTTTGGACGTGAAGGACGTGAAGCATCatgatctgttcgataaactCAAGGGCAATGTTAGAGAGAAAATGGAAGATATTCATAGG TATTTCCAAAGGACCAATCGATTGGCGGACGTAAATAGACGGTTAAAGTCACAGATATGGAGCTCCGTGGTAACGATTGTTCTTGTGGAGGCGAAGAATTTATTACCGATGGATATAGACGGTCTTTCGGATCCCTATGTCAAATTTCG TCTCGGAACAGAAAAGTACAAGTCAAAAGTAGTGCACAAGACTCTGAATCCCGTTTGGTTGGAGCAGTTCGATCTCCACCTTTACGAAGATCCTTATTTAGGTCAAGAATTGGAGGTCACGGTGTGGGATCGGGATAAAAGCCATCAGGATGACCTAATGGGAAAAACGGTAATCGATCTGACGACGCTTGAACGTGAGACGACCCATCGACTCTGGCGGGATCTCGAGGACGGCTCTGGCAGCATATTTTTACTGTTAACTATTAGTGGTACCACCGCTAGCGAAACGATCAGCGATTTAGCCGCACACGAAGACACACCTCGTGAACGTGAGCAATTATACCAAAGATATGCTTTGGTGAACTCGTTGCAGAGGGTACGAGATGTTGGTCATTTAACAGTGAAG GTATTCAGAGCACAAGGTCTCGCGGCAGCTGACTTGGGTGGCAAGAGCGATCCTTTTTGCGTCTTGGAATTGGTAAACGCAAGATTGCAAACCCAGACGGAATATAAAACGCTGGCTCCAAGTTGGCAGAAAATATTCACTTT TAACGTGAAAGATATCAATTCGGTGTTAGAGGTGACAGTGTACGACGAGGACAGGGACCATAAAGTAGAGTTTCTCGGCAAAGTCGCCATACCTCTTCTAAGGATAAGGAACGGTGAGAAACGATGGTACGCGTTAAAGGACAAAAAACTGAGGGGTCGTGCCAAAGGAAATTCTCCGCAAATTCTTTTGGAGCTGAACGTGGTGTGGAACGTTGTCAGAGCATGTGTTCGAACGTTAAATCCCAAGGAGAAGAAGTACATGGAACCGGAGATAAAGTTCAAAAGACAAGTGTTTTTACGTAACGTTCTCAGGCTGAAGGCAATCATCGTTATCGTGATTGATATTGGAAAATACGTGCA GAGCTGTTGGGAATGGGAAAATAAAATGAGAAGCATCATCGCACTGGTCATCTTTATTTTGGGCTGTTACTACTTTGAACCTTACATGTTTCCTGGAGTAGCACTCCTTATTCTGTTAAAGTATTATCTG GTTGCAGTAATAACCGGTACACCCTTATCGCATCAATCGAGTTCCCACTTCCACGACGAGGGTGACGAAGGTCCTGCCACTCCTGgggacgacgatgacgacgatgacgataagGACAAA gaagagaaaaaaagtcTAAAGGAACGCTTGCAAGCAATTCAGGAGGTAACTCAGACTGTTCAGAACTCGATCGGTTACATAGCCAGCCTCTGTGAAAGAGTGAAGAATCTCTTCAATTTCACTGTTCCTTATTTGAGTTATTTAGCCATGATTTTGGCGATCCTCGGTGTTGCTGTCCTGTATTTCATCCCTCTAAGATACCTTATCCTAGTATGGGGCGTCAATAAATTCTCCAGGAAAATTGTCCGGCCTCACTCGGTTCCAAACAACGAGCTCCTAGACCTCATAACTAGAGTGCCCGATGACGAGGAGCTCCTTAATTACAG AGAGTTGAAACCATTACCAACTGCCGACTGTGAGAAGAGCAGTACATCGGGCAGTCCAGGTGCATCGAATTTAACGCGGAGGGAACAGAGGAAAAGGCATAAGGCCGCGTAG